A window of Eubacteriaceae bacterium ES3 contains these coding sequences:
- a CDS encoding phenylacetate--CoA ligase, with amino-acid sequence MYWNKSCETMPRERLKEVQLERLQMMVNRIYHEVPFYRDRFQEMGIQPADVKSLDDLKKLPFTTKVDLRDNYPYGLFAVPLEKIVRIHASSGTTGKPTVVGYTRKDISNWADMMARCLVATGGNEHSVIQNAYGYGLFTGGLGVHYGAECLGASIIPISGGNTQKQMMLMKDFGSTILTCTPSYAIYLAESLKESGIDPETLNLEAGIFGAEPWSENIRKEIEKKLKIKAYDIYGLSEIMGPGVAIECEVQNGLHVWEDHFIPEIIDPNTLEVLPYGEQGELVITTITKEGIPILRYRTRDITKIIAEPCECGRTHLRICRLQGRTDDMLIIRGVNVFPTQIESVLLEIGEVEPHYQLVVRRDGSLDTLEIKVELSEELFSDRISGLEELERKIRERISSIIGISAKISLVEPKTLPRSEGKSQRVVDLRNI; translated from the coding sequence ATGTATTGGAACAAAAGTTGTGAAACAATGCCTAGAGAGCGGCTAAAGGAAGTGCAGCTGGAGCGACTTCAGATGATGGTGAATCGGATATATCATGAGGTTCCCTTTTATCGGGACCGCTTTCAGGAAATGGGAATTCAACCGGCTGATGTAAAGAGTCTGGATGATTTAAAAAAGCTCCCCTTTACGACGAAAGTAGATTTACGGGATAATTATCCTTATGGGTTATTTGCCGTTCCCCTGGAAAAAATTGTCAGAATTCATGCATCATCAGGAACAACCGGTAAACCCACAGTAGTTGGATACACCAGAAAAGATATTTCAAATTGGGCAGATATGATGGCCCGATGTCTGGTCGCCACTGGTGGAAATGAACATTCAGTGATTCAAAACGCCTATGGCTACGGTCTGTTTACTGGTGGTTTAGGGGTTCATTACGGGGCAGAATGTTTGGGTGCTTCAATTATCCCAATTTCTGGCGGAAATACCCAGAAGCAGATGATGCTAATGAAGGATTTCGGATCGACAATTTTAACCTGTACACCATCCTATGCTATTTATCTGGCTGAATCCTTAAAAGAAAGTGGAATTGATCCGGAAACGCTGAATCTTGAAGCAGGAATTTTTGGTGCAGAGCCCTGGTCTGAAAATATCAGAAAAGAGATCGAGAAAAAATTAAAAATAAAAGCCTATGATATTTATGGCTTATCTGAAATAATGGGACCGGGAGTAGCCATTGAATGTGAAGTTCAGAACGGACTCCACGTTTGGGAAGATCATTTTATTCCGGAAATTATTGACCCCAATACCCTGGAAGTTTTACCTTACGGGGAGCAGGGCGAGCTGGTTATTACCACAATTACCAAAGAAGGAATTCCAATTCTTCGATATCGAACCAGAGACATAACGAAAATTATTGCTGAACCCTGTGAATGCGGTCGAACTCATCTGCGAATCTGTCGCCTCCAGGGTCGAACTGATGATATGTTAATTATCCGAGGTGTGAACGTCTTCCCGACACAGATTGAAAGCGTATTACTGGAAATCGGAGAAGTTGAACCCCATTATCAGCTGGTGGTTCGTCGTGACGGTTCTTTGGATACTTTGGAAATCAAAGTGGAGCTTAGTGAAGAGTTGTTCTCTGATCGTATCAGTGGTCTTGAAGAACTGGAACGAAAAATCCGCGAACGGATCTCTTCAATTATTGGAATCAGTGCTAAAATCTCGCTGGTTGAACCCAAAACGCTGCCTAGAAGTGAAGGAAAAAGTCAGCGTGTGGTTGATTTAAGAAATATTTAG
- a CDS encoding ACT domain-containing protein: MIRQVSIFLENHQGRLNNLLKILAEHQINIRSLNIAETMDYGVVRLILQDTDKGIEVLKKNNFICKTTPVLAVEVSDDPGGLSHLVDTLTKENINIIYAYSFLPKKTENAIIIIRIDDEVREKAIEVLEKVEDIHLLDRDTLLVK; encoded by the coding sequence ATGATTCGTCAAGTATCAATTTTTCTGGAAAACCATCAGGGTCGGTTAAATAATCTGTTAAAAATTCTGGCTGAACATCAGATTAATATTCGCTCATTAAATATTGCCGAAACCATGGATTATGGCGTGGTTCGTTTGATTCTGCAGGATACGGATAAAGGGATTGAAGTTCTTAAAAAGAACAACTTTATATGCAAAACAACACCAGTATTAGCTGTAGAAGTATCCGACGATCCGGGTGGACTTAGCCATCTGGTCGATACCTTAACTAAAGAAAATATTAATATTATATACGCCTACTCGTTTCTTCCTAAAAAGACAGAAAATGCTATCATTATTATCCGCATCGATGATGAGGTGCGTGAAAAGGCAATTGAGGTCTTAGAAAAAGTAGAAGATATTCATTTATTGGATCGGGATACTTTACTGGTTAAATAA
- a CDS encoding TetR/AcrR family transcriptional regulator, giving the protein MAKSKKGTQTKQNIITSARSLFYEYGYNKTGIQDIADHANVKLGTITYYYKKKDDMIKDIYNVFFLALYDYVSTMEENLNLYTKYCYALVMYYEIILNDEHNKTLYYEVLVKNVNPQGRTNIMNTLNRSCLDFLNKNYIEADLEVIARSEYGARKELFINYYEKDVKFTGRAMIYFLIRNLFRLMNLDGEMIENTIQQAMEFSNKNHPEHIKFLV; this is encoded by the coding sequence ATGGCTAAGTCAAAAAAGGGAACACAGACAAAACAAAATATTATTACCTCGGCAAGAAGCTTATTTTATGAGTATGGATATAATAAGACCGGAATTCAGGACATCGCTGATCATGCGAATGTAAAACTGGGGACCATTACTTATTATTATAAAAAGAAAGATGACATGATTAAAGACATTTATAATGTGTTTTTTCTTGCCTTGTATGACTATGTTTCCACAATGGAAGAAAATTTAAATTTATATACCAAGTACTGTTATGCACTGGTCATGTATTATGAGATTATTTTAAATGATGAGCATAATAAGACGCTTTATTATGAAGTGTTGGTTAAGAATGTAAATCCACAGGGTCGAACAAATATTATGAATACTTTAAATCGCTCCTGTCTTGATTTTCTCAACAAGAATTACATCGAAGCAGATCTGGAAGTAATTGCCCGTTCTGAGTATGGTGCCAGAAAAGAACTCTTTATCAATTACTATGAAAAAGATGTGAAATTTACCGGTCGTGCGATGATTTACTTTCTGATCAGAAATCTTTTCAGACTAATGAATCTGGATGGAGAGATGATCGAGAATACTATTCAGCAGGCGATGGAATTTTCCAATAAAAATCATCCGGAACATATCAAATTTCTGGTTTAA
- a CDS encoding DeoR/GlpR family DNA-binding transcription regulator — protein sequence MLSQQRYTKILQRLNEKKTITVSELSRELNISESTIRRDLTSLDKEGKLKKIHGGATAIGGAYLVQDDEVRLRSNRFPEEKRQIGLMAASQIDNKDFIYIDAGTSTEAMIEFIEAAQAVFVTNGMDIAAKLIKKGLRVIIIGGEIKPLTNAVVGIEAVNGLKKYHFSKGFFGTNGIDYEAGFSTPDPNEAQVKKEALLRCKKSFILADPSKFNVTTPVTFAELSEATIITTKLSFEGYEKATKILEVEKGDLHSDF from the coding sequence ATGCTGAGTCAACAACGATACACAAAAATTCTTCAAAGACTTAATGAAAAGAAGACAATAACGGTCAGTGAATTGTCCCGGGAGTTAAATATTTCGGAGTCGACCATTCGTCGTGATCTGACAAGCCTGGATAAGGAAGGCAAACTTAAAAAGATTCATGGCGGAGCCACAGCTATCGGTGGTGCTTATTTAGTTCAGGATGATGAAGTGAGACTTAGGAGTAATCGTTTTCCAGAAGAAAAAAGGCAGATTGGACTAATGGCAGCTAGTCAGATTGACAATAAGGACTTTATCTATATTGATGCCGGAACATCAACTGAAGCGATGATCGAATTCATTGAAGCAGCTCAGGCGGTTTTTGTGACAAACGGGATGGATATCGCAGCAAAATTAATCAAAAAAGGACTAAGAGTCATAATTATCGGAGGTGAGATTAAACCATTAACGAATGCAGTTGTGGGTATAGAAGCGGTCAATGGACTAAAGAAATATCATTTTTCCAAGGGTTTTTTTGGGACCAATGGGATTGACTATGAGGCTGGCTTCAGTACACCGGATCCAAACGAAGCTCAAGTTAAAAAGGAAGCTTTACTGCGTTGTAAGAAGTCCTTCATCTTGGCAGATCCTTCAAAGTTTAATGTGACAACACCAGTTACTTTTGCTGAATTGTCAGAGGCAACCATTATTACAACAAAACTTTCTTTTGAGGGATACGAAAAAGCAACGAAAATATTGGAGGTGGAAAAAGGTGATTTACACAGTGACTTTTAA
- the pfkB gene encoding 1-phosphofructokinase, translated as MIYTVTFNPSLDYNVRLESFKEGEVNRSTGDEIFAGGKGINVSMVLNNLGIRNVALGFIGGFTGNEIEKRLQVFGCETDFIRISSGISRINVKIKAQKESEINGQGPDISEGEQAQLFNKLKKLNEGDTLVLAGSIPSSLPENTYERIMKTLEAKKIRIIVDATGDLLKNVLKYKPFLIKPNKQELEDMFTVKINSKEEMIIYARKLSQMGAENVLVSLAGQGALLFDESGNVYEKKAPVGKLVNSVGAGDSMVAGFIAGFETHHHYQEALEMGIATGSASAFSDKLATKEEVKNLLELM; from the coding sequence GTGATTTACACAGTGACTTTTAACCCTTCCCTTGATTATAATGTAAGACTGGAGTCTTTTAAGGAAGGGGAAGTGAACAGGAGCACCGGGGATGAAATATTTGCTGGTGGTAAAGGGATTAATGTCTCGATGGTTTTAAATAATCTGGGAATCAGAAACGTGGCCCTTGGTTTTATTGGTGGTTTTACTGGAAATGAAATTGAGAAACGACTGCAGGTTTTTGGCTGTGAAACTGATTTTATCAGAATCAGTTCAGGGATCTCACGGATCAATGTCAAAATTAAAGCCCAAAAAGAAAGCGAAATTAATGGCCAGGGACCTGATATTTCAGAGGGCGAGCAGGCCCAACTTTTTAATAAATTAAAGAAGTTAAATGAAGGTGATACTTTGGTCTTAGCAGGATCAATTCCTTCATCTTTACCGGAAAATACATACGAGCGGATTATGAAGACTCTGGAAGCGAAAAAAATCCGCATCATTGTTGATGCAACAGGTGATCTTTTAAAAAACGTCCTGAAGTATAAGCCATTTTTGATCAAACCCAATAAACAGGAACTGGAAGACATGTTTACGGTAAAAATTAATTCGAAAGAAGAAATGATTATTTATGCCAGAAAACTCAGTCAGATGGGGGCGGAAAATGTACTTGTTTCTCTGGCTGGTCAAGGGGCACTGCTTTTTGACGAATCTGGAAACGTTTACGAAAAAAAGGCACCTGTCGGTAAACTGGTCAATTCAGTCGGGGCCGGAGATTCCATGGTGGCCGGTTTTATAGCCGGATTTGAGACGCATCATCACTATCAGGAAGCCCTGGAAATGGGAATTGCGACAGGATCTGCCTCAGCATTTTCAGATAAGCTGGCAACAAAAGAGGAAGTTAAAAACCTACTTGAGTTAATGTAG
- a CDS encoding fructose-specific PTS transporter subunit EIIC, producing the protein MKITDLLKPEGIDLTGQPGSKNEIIEKMVVLMDKTGVIDDKNAFAQAVLEREKEGTTGIGEGVAIPHGRTGVVNAPGLSAMVIRAGTDFESLDGEPAYLIFMIAAPEAADNLHLEVLSRLSTILMDPNFRQKLIDASDVKEFLKLVDQKEKEKFADEAKKEEKEGYQLLAVTACPTGIAHTYMAAESLENMAKEMGISIKVETDGSGGVKNQLTAEDIKNADCIIVTADKNVELNRFSGKPVIIRKVADGIHKPKELLELALSKNVPVYQSEAGAETVLSEEKESVGRKIYKDLMNGVSHMLPFVIGGGILIALAFLFDDYTIDPSNFGSNTPLAAFLMNVGGTAFAFMLPVLAGFIAMSIGDRPALAVGFVGGMLANSGGSGFLGALIAGFAAGYLVLGLKKVFSKLPASLEGIKPILLYPFFGILLIGVAIVFVINPPVAAINTWMTDMLNGMGESSKVVLGLVLGGMMAVDMGGPVNKAAYVFGTASLASGQYNIMAAVMVGGMVPPLGIALATTFFKTRFTKKEREAGLANYIMGLSFITEGAIPFASEDPLRVIPSCVVGSALAGGLSMFFGCTLMAPHGGIFVFPVVGNPIWYILSLVAGSVVTMIMLAILKKPKIQ; encoded by the coding sequence ATGAAAATCACAGATTTGTTAAAACCAGAAGGTATCGATTTAACCGGACAGCCGGGATCAAAAAACGAAATTATTGAAAAAATGGTCGTTCTGATGGATAAAACCGGTGTGATTGATGATAAAAATGCTTTTGCTCAAGCTGTACTAGAACGGGAAAAGGAAGGGACAACCGGAATCGGAGAAGGAGTAGCCATCCCCCATGGTCGAACAGGGGTTGTTAACGCACCAGGGCTTTCTGCAATGGTTATAAGAGCCGGAACGGATTTTGAATCCCTCGACGGCGAACCGGCTTATCTGATCTTTATGATTGCCGCGCCCGAAGCTGCTGATAATTTACACCTTGAGGTCTTAAGCCGCTTATCAACAATACTCATGGATCCGAATTTTAGGCAAAAGTTGATTGATGCATCGGATGTAAAAGAATTTTTGAAATTAGTTGATCAGAAAGAAAAAGAAAAGTTTGCTGATGAGGCTAAAAAAGAGGAAAAGGAAGGTTATCAGCTGCTGGCAGTAACTGCCTGTCCCACTGGGATTGCCCATACCTATATGGCAGCGGAAAGCCTGGAAAACATGGCTAAGGAAATGGGTATTTCGATTAAAGTGGAAACAGATGGTTCGGGTGGGGTGAAGAATCAGCTGACGGCTGAGGATATAAAAAATGCTGACTGTATTATTGTAACCGCAGATAAAAATGTCGAGCTCAATCGGTTTAGTGGGAAGCCTGTCATTATCAGAAAAGTTGCCGATGGGATTCATAAACCCAAAGAACTTCTTGAACTGGCGCTTAGCAAAAATGTTCCGGTTTATCAGAGTGAGGCAGGTGCAGAAACAGTTTTGTCCGAGGAAAAAGAAAGTGTTGGACGAAAAATCTATAAAGATCTGATGAATGGTGTTTCCCACATGCTACCCTTTGTTATTGGGGGAGGGATTCTAATTGCTCTGGCTTTTCTTTTTGACGACTACACAATTGATCCATCGAATTTTGGCAGCAATACACCCCTAGCCGCCTTCTTAATGAATGTGGGCGGAACAGCCTTTGCCTTTATGTTGCCGGTGCTGGCAGGGTTTATTGCCATGAGTATTGGGGATCGCCCGGCGCTGGCCGTTGGCTTTGTCGGGGGAATGCTGGCAAATTCAGGTGGCTCGGGGTTTTTGGGAGCGCTGATTGCCGGTTTTGCGGCCGGTTATCTGGTTCTGGGTCTTAAAAAAGTTTTCTCAAAACTGCCTGCCAGTCTGGAAGGGATTAAACCAATTTTACTTTATCCCTTTTTCGGAATTCTTTTAATTGGGGTAGCGATTGTATTTGTGATCAATCCGCCAGTGGCTGCAATCAATACCTGGATGACTGATATGTTAAACGGTATGGGTGAGTCAAGTAAGGTAGTTCTGGGTCTGGTGTTAGGTGGGATGATGGCTGTCGATATGGGTGGACCGGTTAATAAGGCGGCTTATGTATTTGGAACGGCATCATTGGCTTCTGGACAATATAACATTATGGCAGCAGTGATGGTTGGTGGGATGGTACCACCTCTGGGAATAGCCTTAGCGACTACATTTTTTAAAACGAGGTTCACAAAAAAAGAAAGAGAAGCCGGTTTGGCTAACTATATTATGGGCCTTTCATTTATCACTGAAGGAGCGATTCCATTTGCCTCTGAAGACCCACTGCGTGTCATCCCTTCGTGCGTAGTTGGTTCAGCCCTGGCAGGTGGATTATCGATGTTCTTTGGATGCACACTGATGGCTCCCCATGGCGGTATCTTTGTTTTTCCGGTAGTGGGAAATCCGATTTGGTATATTTTATCATTGGTGGCAGGCTCAGTGGTGACGATGATCATGCTGGCAATCCTTAAGAAACCTAAAATTCAATAG
- a CDS encoding YDG domain-containing protein, with protein MLRGQIRISNFILMWVFILVALIPGRVYAETEQLKPVINFNTDLYYNGMAQNLASISGQPDETELDPEKMTITYQGRRLDGVIYKETDEAPTNAGKYNVTVSYAGDDIYESVTETKRIDLNPMPLSYNGFKTEETIKKIYDGSSSQEQEEIPALKHEMVLPEDEDQVTFEFDSTRFYNKNVVSDNFLILTGMKISGDQGYNYTISTISDEDLKALNENLSDDEKIKNTDCLIAAEITKRPVGIYLTGSDKSYDGTSDLLSYGFSLETEDLVMGEEIAITTDAGFAPWYGEEGAKIKDVGEYRIFAQGGYTIEGLGETLGSNYCASREVICSHIMYEITPVEIVVEPTYRYKYQGDDDPLLTYSIWRVTTRDSLIDGLFGDDELYGSLVREKGELPGKYDIYQGDLNNGNYIIYFQNGADKFEILEGQEVVETIDGNDYYSGSGGEVGDWTEEITPTEAFSGFLLLLIVVVAGIFFIRNRINNFE; from the coding sequence ATGTTAAGAGGACAAATAAGAATATCGAATTTTATCTTAATGTGGGTATTCATATTAGTTGCCCTTATACCCGGAAGAGTGTATGCAGAAACAGAACAGTTAAAGCCGGTTATTAATTTTAATACTGATCTATATTATAATGGAATGGCTCAGAATCTGGCGAGTATTAGCGGCCAACCGGATGAAACAGAACTGGACCCTGAGAAAATGACGATTACATATCAGGGAAGACGCTTAGATGGGGTGATTTATAAAGAAACTGATGAAGCGCCAACGAATGCCGGAAAATATAATGTAACTGTCTCCTATGCAGGAGATGATATTTATGAAAGTGTAACAGAAACAAAACGGATTGATCTAAATCCGATGCCTCTTTCTTATAACGGCTTTAAGACTGAAGAAACAATTAAAAAAATTTATGATGGCAGCAGCAGTCAGGAACAGGAAGAAATCCCTGCTCTGAAACACGAGATGGTACTTCCAGAAGATGAAGACCAGGTCACTTTTGAGTTTGACAGCACACGCTTTTATAATAAGAATGTTGTGTCAGATAATTTTCTAATCCTCACGGGAATGAAGATATCTGGAGACCAGGGATATAATTATACGATCAGTACAATTTCAGATGAAGATTTGAAAGCGCTCAATGAAAACTTGAGTGATGACGAAAAAATCAAAAATACTGACTGCTTAATCGCTGCAGAAATTACTAAGCGTCCTGTAGGAATATACCTGACAGGATCAGATAAGTCCTATGACGGTACATCAGACTTATTATCCTATGGTTTTTCGCTTGAAACTGAGGATTTAGTAATGGGAGAGGAAATAGCCATCACAACTGATGCCGGATTTGCCCCCTGGTATGGTGAAGAAGGCGCTAAAATAAAAGATGTTGGCGAATATCGGATATTTGCACAGGGCGGTTATACAATTGAAGGTTTGGGTGAAACCCTGGGATCTAATTATTGTGCCAGTCGTGAAGTGATTTGTTCACATATTATGTATGAGATAACGCCGGTCGAGATTGTCGTTGAACCTACCTACCGTTATAAATATCAAGGTGATGATGATCCCTTGCTCACATATAGTATCTGGCGGGTAACTACAAGAGATTCTTTAATCGACGGGCTTTTTGGCGATGATGAGCTTTATGGTTCCTTAGTCAGGGAAAAAGGTGAACTACCCGGGAAATATGATATTTATCAAGGTGACTTAAATAATGGAAATTATATTATTTATTTTCAGAATGGTGCTGATAAATTTGAAATCCTGGAAGGCCAGGAGGTTGTTGAGACAATAGATGGTAATGATTATTATTCTGGCAGTGGCGGGGAAGTGGGCGACTGGACGGAAGAAATCACACCGACCGAAGCATTTAGTGGGTTTTTGCTGCTGCTAATTGTTGTTGTAGCTGGAATCTTTTTTATTAGAAATCGAATCAATAACTTTGAATAA
- a CDS encoding magnesium transporter CorA family protein: MIKFYKTIDGKITEIDNLEKNTWINMVNPTNEELQYIIHELNIDPDFLRAALDEEEISRVEADEDGHALITIDVPIVQRDTQKVLYSTIPVGIIQTEDNIITVCLQADTVLDDFAKGRVKNVFTNLKTRFVFQILYRVASRFLVYLRHINRMSTDMERELHISMRNEELFQLLDLEKSLVFFSTSLKANQSVLEKLQRGRIIKLYEDDLDLLEDVLIEVQQALEMSNIYASILAGTMEAYGSIISNNLNIVMKILTSLTILLSVPTLIASIYGMNVEGLPLPNFFSVVVIMMVITVASGIMLYKKKMF, from the coding sequence ATGATCAAATTCTATAAAACTATAGATGGAAAAATAACAGAGATTGATAATCTTGAAAAAAACACCTGGATTAATATGGTTAATCCGACAAATGAAGAATTACAATATATTATTCATGAATTAAATATTGACCCTGATTTTCTAAGAGCTGCGCTGGATGAAGAAGAAATCTCGCGAGTTGAAGCAGATGAAGACGGTCATGCACTAATCACTATTGACGTCCCGATTGTTCAGAGAGATACACAAAAAGTACTTTATTCTACAATTCCGGTTGGGATTATTCAGACCGAAGATAATATTATTACGGTTTGTCTGCAGGCAGATACAGTGCTTGACGATTTTGCTAAAGGGCGCGTGAAAAATGTTTTTACCAATTTGAAAACACGATTTGTTTTTCAAATACTTTACCGGGTTGCCAGTCGGTTCCTGGTTTATCTAAGACATATAAACAGAATGAGCACTGATATGGAGCGAGAACTTCATATTTCCATGCGTAATGAGGAATTATTTCAGCTTTTAGATTTGGAAAAAAGTTTGGTATTTTTCTCCACCTCACTAAAAGCTAATCAGTCGGTACTTGAGAAACTCCAAAGAGGTCGAATTATAAAATTGTATGAAGATGATTTGGACCTTTTGGAAGATGTTTTAATCGAAGTACAGCAGGCTTTGGAAATGTCAAATATTTATGCCAGTATCTTGGCGGGAACCATGGAGGCATACGGATCAATTATCTCCAACAATTTGAACATCGTTATGAAAATATTGACTTCGTTAACGATTTTATTATCTGTACCGACCCTGATTGCCAGTATCTATGGGATGAATGTGGAGGGCCTGCCATTACCAAACTTTTTTTCGGTTGTCGTAATTATGATGGTGATTACAGTTGCATCAGGAATTATGCTTTATAAAAAGAAGATGTTTTAA
- a CDS encoding ECF transporter S component has translation MKIKTKHLTQMAVLAAMSILLVYLIHFPIFPAAPYLEYDPADIPIFIGAFMFGPVGGLILAAVAAIIQGLTVSSASGVIGIVMHFFATGSFVLVAGLIYQKNRSRKGAIFGLIAGVVTMTIMMVIWNLVFTPIFLGMPREAVIPMILPIIVPFNLIKAGVNGAITFVVYKSVSKVLGLEISEANVAKAE, from the coding sequence ATGAAAATCAAAACAAAGCACTTAACACAGATGGCGGTTCTTGCTGCCATGTCCATTCTCTTGGTTTATCTGATTCATTTCCCGATTTTTCCGGCAGCTCCTTATCTCGAGTATGACCCGGCTGACATTCCCATCTTTATTGGTGCTTTTATGTTTGGCCCCGTCGGCGGTTTGATTCTGGCGGCTGTAGCAGCGATTATCCAGGGCTTGACAGTGAGTTCAGCCAGTGGGGTCATTGGAATTGTTATGCATTTCTTTGCAACAGGCAGTTTTGTTCTGGTGGCTGGACTAATTTATCAGAAAAACCGCAGCCGAAAAGGTGCGATATTTGGTCTGATTGCAGGTGTAGTTACAATGACTATAATGATGGTAATTTGGAATCTTGTCTTTACGCCGATATTTTTGGGGATGCCTAGAGAAGCTGTGATTCCGATGATTCTTCCGATTATTGTTCCTTTTAATCTGATTAAAGCTGGCGTCAACGGTGCCATCACTTTCGTAGTTTATAAATCAGTCAGTAAGGTACTGGGACTGGAAATTAGCGAGGCTAATGTGGCTAAAGCCGAATAA
- a CDS encoding TetR/AcrR family transcriptional regulator, producing MPSKPKTPEEIEIEKKKIMKVALNIIAEQGYNNMTMRSIASGCGSSATKIYYYFANKEEIYFNIIKIGFELLHQEIRYAYCEGNDPIGRFKKVSRAFFHFASENVNYYDLMFSTRTPRRMDYDEGEIAEVAELEKEMAMMVYQFWTKCVSELAIHLGGQLDDYDSIALFSQIHGVINLHHANNMSEINIDFDTLSEKVVDKMLDNFRLGLVGIN from the coding sequence ATGCCATCGAAACCAAAAACACCGGAAGAAATAGAGATTGAGAAAAAAAAAATTATGAAAGTGGCCCTTAATATCATTGCAGAGCAAGGCTATAATAATATGACAATGCGGTCGATTGCTTCGGGCTGCGGGAGTTCAGCGACAAAAATCTATTATTATTTTGCCAACAAGGAGGAGATCTATTTTAATATTATTAAAATTGGTTTTGAACTTCTCCATCAGGAGATTAGATATGCTTATTGTGAAGGAAATGATCCGATAGGTCGCTTTAAAAAAGTCAGTCGGGCATTTTTTCATTTTGCATCAGAAAATGTCAATTATTATGACTTGATGTTTAGTACAAGAACACCCCGCAGGATGGATTATGATGAAGGTGAAATTGCAGAAGTTGCTGAACTTGAGAAAGAAATGGCCATGATGGTTTATCAGTTTTGGACCAAGTGTGTAAGTGAACTGGCAATTCACCTGGGAGGCCAGCTGGATGACTATGATAGCATAGCACTTTTTTCTCAGATTCATGGTGTTATCAACTTGCATCATGCCAATAATATGAGTGAAATCAATATTGACTTCGATACACTGTCAGAAAAGGTAGTTGATAAAATGTTAGATAATTTTAGGCTGGGGTTAGTAGGAATAAACTGA
- a CDS encoding hydrogenase maturation nickel metallochaperone HypA translates to MHELGIVKHIIKNVQSAAENEDVTKVYSVTLEVGQVSAILPDIIQSCWKWSTDKIDLLRGAELICEEIQAVTICNACGEQYETLEHGKICPHCSSEDTVLLRGREVNIKELQVA, encoded by the coding sequence ATGCACGAATTAGGAATTGTAAAACATATCATAAAAAACGTTCAAAGCGCAGCAGAAAATGAAGATGTAACAAAAGTATATAGTGTGACCTTGGAAGTTGGTCAGGTATCAGCTATATTACCGGATATCATTCAAAGTTGCTGGAAATGGTCTACAGATAAGATTGACTTGCTTAGGGGCGCTGAGCTTATCTGCGAAGAAATTCAAGCGGTGACCATCTGTAACGCTTGCGGCGAGCAGTATGAGACCTTAGAGCATGGAAAAATATGTCCCCACTGCTCATCAGAAGATACCGTATTGTTACGGGGAAGAGAAGTAAATATTAAAGAATTGCAAGTTGCCTAA
- the hypB gene encoding hydrogenase nickel incorporation protein HypB, with amino-acid sequence MEKVRIIEIKESVFTDNNKEADRVRKNLKEQKTFLLNLMSSPGSGKTTTLLRTLGSLKDEMKVGVMEADIDSDVDAIKIKEIGVDSIQLHTGGMCHLDAGMTEQGLNEFDSVQYDFVVLENVGNLVCPAEFDTGSSKNVMILSVPEGHDKPLKYPLMFEVCDAVLINKIDVMEYFDFDMEKAVAGIKMRNPNCQVFPVSSKTGEGYDEWLKWLKSNINEWNQ; translated from the coding sequence ATGGAAAAAGTAAGAATTATCGAAATTAAAGAAAGTGTTTTCACAGATAATAATAAGGAGGCTGATCGGGTTAGAAAAAATTTAAAAGAACAAAAAACATTCTTATTAAATCTGATGTCATCACCAGGCTCAGGAAAAACGACAACCCTTTTAAGAACCCTTGGCAGTTTAAAGGATGAAATGAAGGTTGGCGTCATGGAGGCGGATATCGATTCTGATGTTGACGCGATAAAAATAAAAGAGATAGGCGTTGACAGTATCCAGCTGCATACCGGTGGCATGTGTCACTTGGATGCCGGAATGACAGAGCAGGGATTAAATGAATTTGACAGTGTCCAGTATGATTTTGTGGTCCTGGAAAATGTCGGAAACCTGGTTTGTCCAGCCGAGTTTGATACCGGCAGCAGCAAAAATGTCATGATTTTATCGGTTCCCGAGGGACATGATAAACCCTTAAAATATCCTTTAATGTTTGAAGTTTGTGACGCGGTTTTAATCAATAAAATTGATGTTATGGAATATTTTGATTTCGATATGGAAAAAGCGGTGGCCGGAATCAAGATGCGAAACCCTAACTGTCAGGTTTTTCCTGTTTCATCAAAAACCGGAGAAGGTTATGATGAATGGTTAAAATGGCTAAAAAGCAATATTAATGAATGGAATCAATAA